From bacterium, one genomic window encodes:
- a CDS encoding tetratricopeptide repeat protein has product MVEALDLLSAVAAQDPAFERVQVMLGQACLAATQLRCAQDHFERALAAEPGDGHAALLLGLTLFQSARYFEAERALTRARRLAPGNPHPLIYRGLSLLKLGRPEEALGDIQAALAMVPADAAARTALAELRLARGDFAAAEEIARDLVALAPLSLQPNLLLGRILLQSGRPSQAVPVLRRALDQRPSRSETLYLLSQALLRSGESEPARRALQRFEELKTVEDRVRLLEAAIAADPSDIEPRLELIPLLVEHGNQTAAAIHLSYLRSAAPGDPRVPRLMKSLKKR; this is encoded by the coding sequence GTGGTCGAGGCACTGGACCTCCTGTCAGCCGTGGCCGCTCAAGATCCCGCCTTCGAGAGGGTCCAGGTGATGCTCGGCCAGGCCTGTCTGGCGGCGACCCAGCTGCGCTGTGCCCAAGATCACTTCGAACGCGCTCTGGCGGCCGAGCCCGGTGACGGCCACGCGGCCCTCCTGTTAGGACTGACTCTGTTTCAGTCCGCCCGCTACTTCGAGGCCGAGAGGGCGCTAACCAGGGCTCGCCGGCTGGCACCCGGCAATCCGCATCCACTGATCTATCGAGGCCTGTCTCTGCTCAAGTTGGGGCGTCCCGAGGAAGCACTTGGTGACATCCAGGCTGCCCTTGCCATGGTGCCCGCCGACGCAGCTGCCCGCACCGCCCTGGCCGAGCTCCGGCTGGCCCGGGGAGACTTCGCCGCCGCGGAGGAGATCGCCCGGGATCTCGTCGCGCTGGCACCGCTGTCCCTGCAGCCCAATCTCCTGCTGGGCCGGATTCTGTTGCAGTCCGGGCGCCCTTCCCAAGCGGTTCCGGTTTTGCGGCGAGCGCTCGATCAAAGACCCAGTCGATCCGAGACTCTCTATCTTCTGTCGCAGGCCTTGCTGCGCAGCGGAGAGAGTGAGCCGGCTCGGCGTGCACTGCAGCGCTTCGAAGAGCTCAAGACGGTCGAAGACAGGGTTCGCCTGCTCGAGGCTGCGATTGCCGCCGACCCCAGCGACATCGAGCCCCGATTGGAGCTGATTCCCCTCCTCGTGGAGCACGGCAATCAGACGGCGGCTGCAATCCATCTGTCGTATCTGCGCTCGGCCGCGCCAGGGGATCCACGTGTGCCGAGGCTCATGAAGAGCCTCAAAAAGAGGTAG
- a CDS encoding CRTAC1 family protein, translating into MTLLALLAGCGRDAPVRPHSEPVENTASPASAYPEAHAFPFRDITAATGIDFIHDKGATKDRHFPETMAPGVALFDADGDSDLDLYAVNGGALVATADSARPPNRLYLNRGDGRFVDATDASGVGDSGYGMGTAVGDYDGDGRPDLYVLNYGPNALYRNLGEGRFAKVDVGVDDPLWSVGGAFLDFDRDGDLDLYVVNYLDYDAGRETPCKAGTLTIYCSPEIFSPARDRLYRNDGGRFTDVSESAGILADGRGMGLAVGDIEGDGYPDLYITNDRSRNHLYWNRNGVLSEGGTEAGVGYSMAGQVEGGMAAVIGDLTGDGRQSIFATNFQKEPNRLYTYAGEGFFDDATYPSGLGFPSNEKVSFGMAALDVEGDGDLDLAVANGHVYDNAEQFIRGSSFAMSDQLFLNKGHGEFETLEFPGAPLSSRGVASGDIDGDGDRDLVIASSGDRLRVWRNDAGTPRRFVVLKLRAADPNSSAHGARVVARLNGRFLLRESHGGGSYASHSDTGVHLGLGDEATIGHLEIRWPDGSMEATRDVAGGQCLHWRQGEGIVSRHSLVSVEVSD; encoded by the coding sequence ATGACACTGCTGGCCCTGCTCGCCGGCTGCGGCCGCGATGCGCCGGTGAGGCCCCACAGTGAGCCTGTCGAGAACACCGCCAGCCCTGCGTCGGCCTACCCCGAGGCGCACGCTTTCCCATTCCGGGACATCACGGCGGCGACCGGCATCGATTTCATCCACGACAAGGGTGCTACCAAAGACAGGCATTTCCCCGAGACCATGGCCCCGGGCGTGGCGCTTTTCGACGCCGACGGCGATAGTGATCTTGACCTCTACGCGGTAAATGGCGGCGCGCTGGTTGCCACCGCCGATTCCGCCCGGCCTCCGAACCGGCTCTACCTGAACCGAGGTGATGGAAGGTTTGTCGATGCGACCGATGCTTCGGGTGTCGGCGACTCCGGCTACGGAATGGGGACCGCGGTCGGTGACTATGACGGCGACGGACGGCCCGATCTTTATGTCTTGAACTACGGTCCCAACGCCCTGTATCGAAACCTCGGCGAGGGCCGGTTCGCCAAGGTGGACGTGGGCGTCGACGACCCGTTGTGGAGCGTGGGCGGCGCCTTCCTGGATTTCGACCGTGACGGCGACCTTGATCTCTACGTCGTCAACTACCTCGACTACGACGCCGGCCGGGAGACTCCCTGCAAGGCCGGGACTCTCACGATCTATTGCAGCCCGGAGATCTTCTCGCCGGCTCGCGATCGGCTCTACCGGAACGACGGCGGGCGATTCACCGACGTTTCCGAGTCAGCCGGCATCCTTGCCGACGGCCGTGGGATGGGACTGGCCGTGGGCGACATCGAAGGCGACGGGTATCCGGACCTCTACATCACCAACGATCGTTCGAGGAATCACCTCTATTGGAACCGCAACGGTGTGCTGTCAGAGGGCGGCACGGAGGCCGGCGTGGGCTACAGCATGGCCGGGCAGGTCGAGGGCGGGATGGCCGCCGTCATCGGGGACTTGACCGGGGACGGCAGGCAGTCCATTTTTGCGACCAATTTCCAGAAGGAGCCGAATCGCCTGTACACGTATGCCGGCGAGGGCTTCTTTGACGACGCGACCTACCCGAGCGGCCTGGGCTTTCCGTCGAACGAGAAGGTGAGCTTCGGTATGGCGGCGCTGGATGTGGAAGGCGACGGTGACCTGGACCTGGCCGTGGCCAATGGCCACGTCTACGACAACGCCGAGCAGTTCATTCGCGGATCTTCATTCGCCATGAGCGATCAGCTCTTCCTCAACAAGGGGCACGGCGAGTTCGAGACCTTGGAGTTCCCGGGCGCGCCTCTGTCTTCGAGGGGCGTGGCGAGCGGCGATATCGATGGTGATGGCGACCGCGATCTGGTAATCGCCAGCTCCGGAGACCGGCTTCGGGTTTGGCGCAACGACGCGGGGACGCCAAGGCGGTTCGTCGTCTTGAAGCTCCGGGCCGCGGACCCCAACAGCTCCGCCCACGGCGCCCGGGTCGTGGCCCGGTTGAACGGACGATTCCTGCTTCGCGAGTCCCACGGGGGCGGAAGTTATGCGTCCCACAGCGACACAGGTGTACATCTGGGCCTTGGGGATGAAGCCACGATCGGGCACCTCGAGATTCGGTGGCCCGATGGCTCGATGGAGGCGACTCGGGACGTCGCCGGCGGCCAGTGTCTGCACTGGCGCCAGGGCGAGGGCATCGTCTCGCGGCATTCTCTCGTGAGCGTCGAGGTGTCGGATTGA
- a CDS encoding TonB-dependent receptor has translation MRRVLFSMALLAVVAGAAFGQAQRGTVTVTVADEDGSRLPGASVEAQSDQTLTRRVAVTDAAGQAVLAALDPATNYVVTTTLDGFATVRSGGIVVRAGQDVPITIVLSVGAVAEEIVVTGDSPIVDVTSAVTGQDITLQLTESLPTQRSYQDYLQLVPGVQAPVEYQGRGLNPASRSGINYRDLQGEVGESRDNYYYFEGINVTDLKDGVGLTDLNTEIIQEQSVLTGGLPAEYVGAQGLVSNVITKSGGNQFTGSVNYYIQNDSLVESDKNFEDQDFDITDAAVTFGGPLVRDKAWFFASFRNVNREDTITNAQGTPLRTVERDSDQSFFKISFAATDKDLFSGVFLDDPTDVTGQANPNLQNNRDFGEERGGERTLLSYSRVFANASLELGFSEHEGDLNSISALQEPRNDVSFRSGDPFTPFVDEQLGGDGNNDGDTRGTESLRGSLEYLFDSSWGDHSIKFGFDFAEATEFEDENYVGGTGGTNDWTSLDTRYLGQNISNQDIVENFTTVFFDALTTDDYVGFIEGLDRLSATDQATVFAAYDTNNDGTISQAELAANMTYNSTAGNPDGLINYSRRQQTASGAATGFIEGTTYYLQDNWQWKRWSVNAGIRTEEWEQFADTGESAFTFDNEIAPRVSVAYDLRGDGKERLSFYYGRYYDPIRLNATDFVGALTSRVLEEQVFVDPIGQWVNYRTRGGVAEGFDGFFAPATATPYTDEYQVGYKRDIGRNMSFEGNLIMRETRDIIEDYSPTLYNDDYPGPVDDPDSLFLGLDFFGFTTRPNANFLLMTLPPGNFRDWDGIELIFRKRYSDNWQMIASFNYADGEANTSSDSNFDFAGDVLWLDPRAPNLEGTTPGLVEQLAKVAGSYNFDNGFQVGGSYRWNSGAIVNNTFLASRRYLPNRVDTAFDFAGISDRWVAPDSVGQLEMPSFGILDTRLAYLWTGSGRLQADFFVDIFNILDDQKATQIESRVAQPNYREGLRFVPPRRYFLGARLRF, from the coding sequence TTGAGGCGCGTACTCTTTAGCATGGCTCTGCTGGCCGTCGTCGCCGGTGCGGCGTTTGGCCAGGCGCAGCGGGGCACCGTAACGGTCACTGTCGCTGATGAAGACGGCAGCAGGCTACCCGGTGCAAGCGTCGAAGCGCAATCCGATCAGACCCTCACCCGCCGAGTAGCAGTAACCGACGCGGCCGGCCAAGCTGTCCTCGCGGCTCTAGACCCGGCCACTAACTACGTGGTGACGACGACCCTCGACGGTTTTGCCACGGTCAGAAGCGGAGGGATCGTGGTGCGAGCCGGTCAGGACGTCCCGATCACGATCGTGCTCTCTGTTGGAGCCGTCGCGGAAGAGATCGTCGTTACCGGCGACTCTCCGATCGTCGACGTCACCAGCGCGGTAACCGGCCAGGACATCACCCTGCAGTTGACCGAATCGCTGCCGACGCAACGCAGCTACCAGGACTATCTGCAGCTCGTTCCGGGCGTTCAGGCGCCGGTCGAGTATCAAGGCCGGGGGCTCAACCCGGCGTCGCGCTCGGGCATCAACTACCGTGACCTTCAGGGTGAAGTCGGTGAGTCGCGAGACAACTACTACTATTTCGAAGGCATCAACGTCACCGATCTCAAAGATGGCGTTGGCCTCACCGACCTCAACACCGAGATCATCCAGGAGCAGAGCGTTCTTACCGGCGGGCTTCCCGCCGAATACGTCGGCGCCCAGGGTCTGGTCTCGAACGTGATCACCAAGAGTGGCGGCAATCAGTTCACGGGATCCGTCAACTACTACATCCAGAACGACAGCCTGGTCGAGTCCGACAAGAACTTTGAGGACCAGGACTTCGACATCACCGACGCCGCGGTCACCTTCGGTGGACCGCTCGTCCGCGACAAGGCCTGGTTCTTTGCCAGCTTCCGCAACGTCAACCGCGAGGACACCATAACCAACGCCCAGGGTACGCCACTTCGCACCGTCGAAAGGGACTCCGACCAGAGCTTCTTCAAGATCTCGTTCGCGGCTACCGACAAGGACCTCTTTAGTGGCGTCTTCCTGGACGACCCCACCGACGTCACGGGCCAGGCCAATCCGAACCTTCAGAACAACCGCGACTTCGGCGAGGAGCGCGGTGGCGAGCGAACCCTGCTGAGCTACTCGCGGGTGTTCGCCAATGCCTCCCTCGAGCTCGGCTTCTCCGAGCACGAGGGCGATCTCAACAGCATCTCTGCGCTTCAGGAACCGAGAAACGACGTCAGCTTCCGCTCGGGAGACCCGTTTACACCCTTCGTTGACGAGCAGCTCGGCGGCGACGGCAACAACGACGGCGACACGCGCGGCACCGAGAGCCTTCGCGGGTCTCTCGAGTACCTGTTCGACAGCTCTTGGGGTGACCACTCGATCAAGTTTGGCTTCGACTTCGCCGAGGCTACCGAGTTCGAGGACGAAAACTACGTCGGCGGTACCGGGGGCACGAACGACTGGACCTCGCTCGACACACGTTACCTGGGCCAGAACATCTCGAACCAGGACATCGTCGAGAACTTCACGACCGTTTTCTTCGACGCACTGACCACCGACGACTACGTCGGGTTCATCGAGGGTCTCGACCGGCTCTCGGCGACCGATCAGGCCACGGTCTTTGCGGCCTACGACACGAACAACGACGGCACGATCAGCCAGGCCGAGCTCGCCGCGAACATGACCTACAATTCGACCGCCGGCAATCCCGACGGCCTGATCAACTACAGCCGTCGCCAGCAGACCGCCTCGGGAGCCGCGACGGGCTTCATCGAGGGCACGACCTACTACCTCCAGGACAACTGGCAGTGGAAGCGTTGGAGCGTCAACGCCGGTATCCGTACGGAGGAATGGGAGCAGTTCGCCGACACCGGCGAGAGTGCCTTCACCTTCGACAACGAGATAGCGCCTCGCGTCAGCGTGGCCTACGACCTCAGAGGGGACGGCAAGGAGCGCCTCTCCTTCTACTACGGCCGCTACTACGATCCGATTCGGCTCAACGCGACCGACTTCGTCGGCGCGCTTACCTCGCGCGTACTCGAGGAGCAGGTGTTCGTGGACCCGATCGGTCAATGGGTCAACTACCGGACCCGCGGCGGCGTTGCCGAGGGCTTCGATGGGTTCTTCGCCCCCGCCACCGCGACGCCCTACACCGACGAATACCAGGTCGGCTACAAGCGGGACATCGGTCGCAACATGAGCTTCGAGGGCAACCTCATCATGCGCGAAACCCGGGACATCATCGAGGACTACAGCCCCACGCTGTATAACGACGATTACCCGGGCCCGGTCGATGACCCCGACTCCCTCTTCCTGGGTCTGGACTTCTTCGGCTTCACCACGCGTCCGAACGCGAACTTCCTGCTCATGACCCTGCCACCGGGGAACTTCCGCGACTGGGACGGCATCGAGCTCATCTTCCGCAAGCGCTACAGCGACAACTGGCAGATGATCGCCTCCTTCAACTATGCGGACGGCGAGGCCAACACCTCTTCGGATTCGAACTTCGACTTCGCGGGTGATGTGCTGTGGCTCGATCCACGGGCGCCGAATCTGGAGGGCACGACTCCCGGGCTCGTCGAGCAGCTGGCCAAGGTCGCCGGTTCGTACAACTTCGATAACGGCTTCCAAGTCGGTGGCTCCTACCGGTGGAACTCCGGCGCGATCGTCAACAACACTTTCCTCGCGTCTCGGCGCTACCTGCCGAACCGCGTCGACACAGCCTTCGATTTCGCTGGTATCTCCGATCGCTGGGTAGCACCGGACTCCGTCGGACAGCTGGAGATGCCCTCGTTTGGGATCCTGGACACCCGCCTGGCCTATCTCTGGACCGGCAGCGGACGACTCCAGGCCGACTTCTTTGTCGACATCTTCAATATCCTGGACGATCAGAAGGCGACTCAGATCGAGAGCCGGGTGGCTCAGCCGAATTACAGGGAGGGCCTGCGGTTCGTTCCGCCCAGGAGATACTTCCTCGGCGCGAGGCTACGCTTCTAG